A single region of the Lycium barbarum isolate Lr01 chromosome 2, ASM1917538v2, whole genome shotgun sequence genome encodes:
- the LOC132628357 gene encoding pollen-specific leucine-rich repeat extensin-like protein 3, with protein MVKSLPPQSKSAPPPSPSPPPLVNSSPLPVSPSPLPMVKSPPPPPLSPSPPHSKKSPAPPSESTPPPPPSASPLPLVNSPPPPSKSPPPPSPSPPPPLKSLPPPLKSPPLPPPSPSVPPLVKSPPPPVKSPPLPPLSLSSQPPVTSPPPPTNSPPPPPPSPFTPPPVKSPPPPSKFPPPPLSPSPPPLIKSPPPPPASSSPPTPIKSPPPPSLMIIPPLPKQPPLPVPPLPRSPFPFRLAP; from the coding sequence ATGGTAAAGTCTCTGCCTCCTCAATCAAAGTCTGCACCTCCCCCTTCTCCATCTCCCCCACCTCTAGTAAATTCTTCTCCACTACCAGTTTCTCCATCTCCCCTACCTATGGTAAAGTCTCCACCTCCACCACCATTGTCTCCATCTCCTCCACATTCGAAAAAGTCTCCGGCTCCTCCATCAGAGTCTACACCTCCACCACCACCTTCTGCATCTCCCCTGCCTCTGGTAAACTCTCCGCCTCCTCCATCAAAGTCTCCACCACCACCTTCTCCTTCTCCCCCACCTCCGTTAAAGTCTCTACCTCCTCCATTAAAGTCTCCACCTCTACCACCACCTTCTCCATCTGTCCCACCTCTGGTAAAGTCTCCGCCTCCTCCAGTAAAGTCTCCACCTTTGCCACCACTTTCTCTATCCTCCCAGCCTCCGGTAACGTCTCCTCCTCCTCCAACAAATTCTCCACCTCCACCACCACCTTCTCCATTTACCCCGCCTCCGGTAAAGTCTCCGCCACCTCCATCAAAATTTCCACCTCCACCACTTTCTCCATCTCCCCCACCTCTAATAAAGTCTCCACCTCCACCACCAGCTTCTTCATCTCCCCCAACTCCGATAAAGTCTCCGCCTCCTCCATCTCTCATGATTATTCCACCATTGCCAAAACAACCTCCACTCCCAGTTCCGCCATTGCCACGTTCTCCATTCCCCTTTCGTCTAGCACCCTAG